TTTATTTTTCAATAGGTAATTTATTGGGTGTCCCTGGCTTACGCGGATATTTCTTTGGTGTTTTGCGCTTTTTCTCAATCAATAAAATATTACGCTCGCTTTCCTCGAACGGTAATTGGAACGTAGACATTTCTTTTAGTTCCCCACCGAGTACTTCTAAAGCATACTTACCATTTTCGATTTCTTCATTCGCTGCTGCACCTTTCATCGCAATAAATGTTCCACCAACTTTTACAAGTGGCAAACATAATTCACTCAGTACAGAAAGACGGGCAACTGCACGCGCCATTACAATATCATACGATTCACGTATACCATCTTTTTTTCCAAATGTTTCAGCACGATCATGACAAAATGCAACATCACTTAATTCTAATTTTTGTGCTAAATGATTTAAGAAGTTAATACGTTTTTGTAATGAATCAACAATTGTTACTTTCAAATGTGGGAAACAAATTTTTAAAGGAATACTCGGAAATCCTGCACCCGCTCCAACATCACAAATGGAAAATGGCTTTGAAAAATCATAATAAAAGGCAGCTGTAATTGAGTCGAAAAAGTGCTTTAAATACACTTCTTCTTTCTCTGTAATAGCCGTTAAGTTCATCTTCTCATTCCACTCCACTAACGTTTCAAAGTAGATTTCGAATTGCTCTAATTGTCTAGGAGAGAGGGAAATCCCTTTCTCTCCTAGCATAGATTGAAATTGTTCAATATTCATCTGGCAATATCTCCTTACTATTTATTGGTTCGATACTCGCGCAATTTTTCCTTGTTCAATGTACACAAGTAAAATGGAAATATCAGCTGGATTTACGCCAGAAATACGTGATGCTTGCCCCATAGAAAGTGGGCGAACGTCTTT
The DNA window shown above is from Bacillus clarus and carries:
- the rsmG gene encoding 16S rRNA (guanine(527)-N(7))-methyltransferase RsmG; the encoded protein is MNIEQFQSMLGEKGISLSPRQLEQFEIYFETLVEWNEKMNLTAITEKEEVYLKHFFDSITAAFYYDFSKPFSICDVGAGAGFPSIPLKICFPHLKVTIVDSLQKRINFLNHLAQKLELSDVAFCHDRAETFGKKDGIRESYDIVMARAVARLSVLSELCLPLVKVGGTFIAMKGAAANEEIENGKYALEVLGGELKEMSTFQLPFEESERNILLIEKKRKTPKKYPRKPGTPNKLPIEK